The following are from one region of the Microbacterium paraoxydans genome:
- a CDS encoding ABC transporter ATP-binding protein gives MTLDHALPRTKDNLLLAQAGEGTRVELHGIVKSYGGTRVLHGVDLDIAPGEFVSLLGPSGCGKTTLLRVLAGLEGADEGTVLLGGGDVSRVPTNRRDIGMVFQSYSLFPHLRVVDNTAFGLRRRGVGKGEAARRALDALALVGLADLADRFPHQLSGGQQQRVALARALVTEPRVLLLDEPLSALDAKVRVQLRDEIRRIQLRLGITTVFVTHDQEEALAVSDRIAVMNAGRIEQIGSPEELYTTPATAEVAAFVGLSSVVSGVADGEHVVVWGQRLPLQTPADGPVDVYLRPENVRFTSAEDAATDALVEESTFLGSMRRTLVRTESGELVRVQHDPAVHPSFGDRVRIAVTPAPVVARPRG, from the coding sequence ATGACCCTCGATCACGCGCTCCCGCGCACCAAGGACAACCTGCTGCTCGCCCAGGCCGGCGAGGGCACGCGGGTCGAGCTGCACGGCATCGTGAAGAGCTACGGCGGCACGAGGGTGCTGCACGGCGTCGACCTCGACATCGCTCCCGGGGAGTTCGTCTCGCTGCTCGGCCCGTCCGGCTGCGGGAAGACCACCCTGCTCCGCGTGCTCGCCGGACTCGAGGGCGCCGACGAGGGGACTGTCCTCCTCGGCGGCGGAGATGTCTCGCGGGTGCCGACCAACCGGCGCGACATCGGGATGGTGTTCCAGTCGTACTCGCTGTTCCCGCACCTCCGCGTCGTCGACAACACGGCCTTCGGGCTCCGTCGTCGGGGTGTCGGCAAGGGTGAGGCGGCGCGACGGGCCCTCGACGCGCTCGCCCTCGTGGGTCTGGCCGACCTGGCCGACCGTTTCCCGCATCAGCTCTCCGGCGGGCAGCAGCAGCGGGTGGCCCTGGCTCGCGCCCTCGTCACGGAGCCTCGGGTGCTGCTGCTCGACGAGCCGCTGTCGGCGCTCGACGCCAAGGTGCGCGTGCAGCTCCGCGACGAGATCCGGCGAATCCAGCTGCGGCTCGGCATCACGACCGTCTTCGTCACGCACGATCAGGAGGAGGCCCTCGCGGTGTCCGACCGGATCGCGGTCATGAACGCGGGTCGCATCGAGCAGATCGGCTCCCCGGAAGAGCTGTACACGACTCCCGCGACCGCCGAGGTCGCCGCATTCGTGGGCCTCTCCAGCGTCGTGTCCGGCGTCGCGGACGGCGAGCACGTCGTCGTGTGGGGGCAGCGTCTCCCCTTGCAGACCCCCGCCGACGGCCCCGTCGACGTATACCTCCGTCCGGAGAACGTCCGCTTCACCTCCGCGGAGGATGCCGCCACCGATGCGCTCGTGGAGGAGAGCACGTTCCTCGGCAGCATGCGGCGGACCCTCGTGCGCACGGAGTCGGGTGAGCTCGTCCGCGTGCAGCACGATCCCGCCGTGCACCCGTCGTTCGGCGACCGCGTCCGCATCGCGGTGACCCCCGCCCCGGTGGTCGCGCGTCCCCGCGGCTGA
- a CDS encoding ABC transporter permease has translation MNGLAPSRATRAVIGIVVGAFFAVPLVSTFLFTLRGTDGLSFAHWAALFDPAASASLKPIWTGLGNSLILAVVTVAIVLFLLAPTMILVNLRFPRLKAAFEFVALLPISIPAIVLVVGLAPIYLQIGRTVGTGTWTLAFAYGVTVLPFAFRSIQASIDAADLRTLSEAARSLGAGWTTVVLRVLAPNLRQGLLAAALISIAVVLGEFTIASLLNRQVFQTAMVVVQKQDPFAPAIFTLLALLFVFLLLLLIGRVARGPRKARS, from the coding sequence ATGAACGGCCTCGCCCCGTCCCGCGCGACCCGTGCGGTGATCGGCATCGTGGTCGGCGCGTTCTTCGCTGTGCCTCTCGTGTCGACGTTCCTCTTCACGCTGCGCGGCACGGACGGCCTCTCCTTCGCGCACTGGGCCGCCCTCTTCGACCCCGCGGCGTCGGCGAGCCTCAAGCCCATCTGGACGGGGCTCGGCAACTCGCTGATCCTCGCAGTGGTGACCGTGGCGATCGTGCTGTTCCTCCTGGCCCCCACGATGATCCTCGTGAACCTGCGCTTCCCCAGACTGAAGGCGGCCTTCGAGTTCGTCGCGCTCCTCCCGATCTCGATCCCCGCGATCGTCCTCGTGGTGGGCCTCGCGCCGATCTACCTGCAGATCGGTCGCACCGTCGGCACCGGCACCTGGACCCTCGCCTTCGCCTACGGCGTCACCGTCCTCCCCTTCGCCTTCCGCTCGATCCAGGCATCCATCGATGCCGCCGATCTGCGCACGCTGTCCGAGGCAGCACGCTCGCTCGGGGCGGGGTGGACGACGGTCGTGCTCCGTGTCCTCGCGCCGAACCTCCGACAGGGCCTGCTCGCCGCCGCGCTGATCTCCATCGCGGTGGTGCTCGGGGAGTTCACGATCGCGTCCCTCCTCAACCGGCAGGTCTTCCAGACGGCGATGGTCGTGGTGCAGAAGCAGGACCCGTTCGCGCCCGCGATCTTCACGCTGCTCGCCCTGCTGTTCGTCTTCCTCCTGCTCCTGCTCATCGGCCGCGTCGCCCGCGGTCCGCGAAAGGCCCGCTCATGA
- a CDS encoding ABC transporter permease, which produces MTTVVAPGVDAAASAPGTTAGPASHTRARRSVPSVAWLGLVPFAAYVLLFLAVPTVLAIGSGFFDGDGAFTWTNVAALGDPVVLTTFANSAGLSLLTAAVGAVVGALVSYALLGMNPDGVVRRSVDAAAGVLAQFGGVMLAFAFIATIGIQGVVTVFLRDTFGIDIFAEGTWLYELPGLILPYIYFQVPLMVITFLPALAALKPQWVEANLALGGSRTSFWLRIGLPVLAPSFLASLLLLFANAFSSYATAAALASQGSQIVPLQIRTALTSETLLGRENLAGALALGMIVVVGVVMALYSVIQRRAARWQA; this is translated from the coding sequence GTGACCACCGTCGTCGCACCGGGGGTGGACGCCGCGGCGTCCGCCCCCGGCACCACCGCCGGACCCGCGTCGCACACGCGGGCCCGGCGGTCGGTGCCATCCGTGGCGTGGCTGGGGCTCGTACCGTTCGCCGCCTACGTGCTGCTCTTCCTCGCCGTGCCGACCGTGCTCGCGATCGGCTCCGGGTTCTTCGACGGCGACGGTGCTTTCACCTGGACGAACGTCGCCGCCCTCGGCGACCCGGTGGTGCTCACGACCTTCGCGAACTCGGCGGGGCTGTCGCTGCTCACCGCGGCGGTCGGTGCGGTCGTGGGCGCCCTCGTCTCCTACGCTCTGCTCGGCATGAACCCGGACGGCGTCGTGCGCCGCTCCGTGGACGCGGCCGCCGGGGTCCTCGCGCAGTTCGGCGGCGTCATGCTCGCCTTCGCCTTCATCGCCACGATCGGCATCCAGGGCGTGGTCACGGTCTTCCTCCGCGACACGTTCGGCATCGACATCTTCGCCGAGGGCACGTGGCTGTACGAGCTTCCCGGCCTCATCCTCCCGTACATCTACTTCCAGGTGCCGCTCATGGTCATCACCTTCCTCCCCGCCCTCGCCGCCCTGAAGCCGCAGTGGGTCGAGGCGAACCTCGCCCTCGGGGGCAGCAGGACGAGCTTCTGGCTGCGGATCGGCCTCCCGGTGCTGGCGCCGTCGTTCCTCGCGAGCCTGCTGCTGCTCTTCGCGAACGCGTTCTCCTCGTACGCCACGGCCGCGGCGCTCGCGAGTCAGGGCTCGCAGATCGTCCCGCTGCAGATCCGCACGGCGCTCACGAGCGAGACCCTGCTCGGCCGGGAGAATCTCGCGGGCGCTCTCGCCCTCGGCATGATCGTCGTGGTCGGCGTCGTGATGGCGCTGTACTCGGTCATCCAGCGACGCGCCGCGCGGTGGCAGGCATGA
- a CDS encoding ABC transporter substrate-binding protein, with translation MARSIRRARIGAGIALATTAVIALTSCASATDAPAAGDDAVDAASATSVADFGSFADLEAAAKEEGQLNVIALPRDWANYGEILDLFAEKYPEITINEASPDVSSAEEIQAAETNKGLDTAPDVFDLGLTVALQNTDAFAPYKVQTWDDIPEELKEPSGLFVGDYGGYMSIGYDSSKFEAPAELSDLLSADYKGAVAINGDPTQAGAAFAAVGLATVQSDGTLDDFQPGIDFFSDLQKAGNLLKVDVTTATVASGETPVVFDWDYLNAAHTADNPDWKVVVFDGTGYAGYYNQAINVDAPNPAAARLWQEFLYSDEVQNLWLKGGARPVRMEAMTEAGTIDEKLAAALPEAPEETVVPTEEQSENAGTLLGEKWAAAVQ, from the coding sequence ATGGCACGCTCCATCCGCCGCGCACGCATCGGCGCCGGCATCGCCCTGGCCACCACGGCCGTCATCGCTCTGACCTCCTGCGCCTCCGCGACCGACGCCCCGGCCGCCGGTGACGACGCCGTGGACGCGGCGAGCGCGACCTCCGTCGCGGACTTCGGCTCCTTCGCCGACCTGGAGGCGGCCGCGAAGGAGGAGGGTCAGCTCAACGTCATCGCCCTCCCCCGCGACTGGGCGAACTACGGCGAGATCCTCGACCTGTTCGCGGAGAAGTACCCCGAGATCACCATCAACGAGGCCTCGCCCGACGTCTCCAGCGCCGAGGAGATCCAGGCCGCCGAGACGAACAAGGGCCTCGACACCGCCCCCGACGTCTTCGACCTCGGCCTCACCGTCGCCCTGCAGAACACCGATGCGTTCGCTCCGTACAAGGTCCAGACCTGGGACGACATCCCCGAGGAGCTGAAGGAGCCCTCCGGCCTCTTCGTCGGCGATTACGGCGGGTACATGTCGATCGGCTACGACTCCTCGAAGTTCGAGGCGCCGGCTGAGCTGTCCGACCTGCTCTCCGCCGACTACAAGGGTGCCGTCGCCATCAACGGCGACCCGACGCAGGCCGGCGCCGCCTTCGCCGCCGTGGGCCTGGCGACGGTGCAGTCGGACGGCACGCTCGACGACTTCCAGCCGGGCATCGACTTCTTCTCCGACCTGCAGAAGGCAGGGAACCTCCTCAAGGTCGACGTCACGACCGCGACCGTTGCCAGCGGCGAGACCCCCGTGGTCTTCGACTGGGACTACCTGAACGCGGCCCACACGGCCGACAACCCGGACTGGAAGGTCGTGGTCTTCGACGGCACCGGCTACGCGGGCTACTACAACCAGGCCATTAACGTCGACGCCCCGAACCCGGCCGCCGCGCGTCTGTGGCAGGAGTTCCTCTACAGCGACGAGGTGCAGAACCTGTGGCTGAAGGGCGGCGCCCGTCCGGTGCGCATGGAGGCGATGACCGAGGCCGGCACGATCGACGAGAAGCTCGCGGCCGCTCTCCCCGAGGCCCCGGAGGAGACCGTCGTGCCGACCGAGGAGCAGTCCGAGAACGCCGGCACGCTGCTCGGCGAGAAGTGGGCAGCGGCGGTCCAGTGA
- a CDS encoding GNAT family N-acetyltransferase gives MLAALPLPHPFASRSGDAVLRRATEADADAVIALLADDPISAARGDVASDEDRPAYERGLREILADPSNDLLVVELDGAAVGTLQLTSIPGMARRGARRLLVEAVRVRSDLRSSGIGSAVMRWVGDAAAPALGAAMVQLTSDAARTDAHRFYERLGYVGSHRGFKYTVPQR, from the coding sequence ATGCTCGCCGCTCTCCCGCTTCCGCATCCGTTCGCGTCGAGGAGCGGGGACGCCGTGCTCCGGCGGGCGACCGAGGCCGATGCCGACGCCGTCATCGCGCTGCTCGCCGACGATCCGATCAGCGCCGCCCGCGGCGACGTGGCGTCCGACGAGGACCGTCCGGCGTACGAGCGCGGCCTCCGCGAGATCCTGGCCGATCCCTCCAACGACCTCCTCGTGGTCGAGCTCGACGGCGCGGCGGTCGGCACCCTTCAGCTCACGTCGATCCCGGGCATGGCACGCCGCGGCGCCCGGCGGCTGCTCGTCGAAGCGGTCCGGGTGCGCAGCGACCTGCGCTCGTCCGGCATCGGCTCCGCGGTCATGCGCTGGGTCGGCGACGCGGCGGCGCCCGCGCTCGGTGCGGCCATGGTGCAGCTCACCTCCGACGCCGCCCGCACCGACGCCCACCGGTTCTACGAGCGCCTCGGCTACGTGGGCTCGCACCGCGGCTTCAAGTACACCGTCCCGCAGCGCTGA
- a CDS encoding sulfite exporter TauE/SafE family protein encodes MLILIIVAAFSAGWIDAVVGGGGLLQLPALLLIPGIAPVQALATNKLASVFGTATSSITYYRRAKPDLRTALPMAVIALIGSFGGAAVATVLPPAAFKPIIVIALLAVALFTALRPQLGAATQLRFHGHKHHIMAGLAGLGIGFYDGMIGPGTGTFLVITLVALLGYDFLQASAKAKIVNLATNAGALLLFIPHGSVLWLLGGILAVANVGGSYLGSRMAISRGTTFIRVVFLVVVVALIAKLGVDVWNENLAPLFA; translated from the coding sequence ATGCTGATCCTCATCATCGTGGCGGCGTTCAGCGCCGGGTGGATCGACGCGGTCGTCGGCGGCGGAGGGCTGCTGCAGCTCCCGGCGCTCCTCCTCATCCCCGGCATCGCCCCGGTCCAGGCGCTCGCGACGAACAAGCTCGCCTCCGTGTTCGGGACCGCGACCAGCAGCATCACCTACTACCGCCGGGCCAAGCCCGACCTCCGTACGGCCCTGCCGATGGCGGTGATCGCGTTGATCGGCTCGTTCGGGGGCGCGGCGGTCGCCACGGTGCTGCCCCCGGCCGCCTTCAAGCCCATCATCGTGATCGCCCTGCTGGCGGTGGCCCTGTTCACGGCGCTCCGGCCGCAGCTCGGGGCGGCGACGCAGCTGCGCTTCCACGGGCACAAGCACCACATCATGGCCGGGCTCGCCGGGCTCGGTATCGGGTTCTACGACGGGATGATCGGTCCGGGGACGGGCACCTTCCTCGTGATCACCCTCGTCGCGCTGCTGGGCTACGACTTCCTGCAGGCGAGCGCGAAGGCCAAGATCGTGAATCTCGCGACGAACGCGGGGGCGCTGCTCCTCTTCATCCCGCACGGCTCGGTGCTGTGGCTGCTCGGGGGCATCCTCGCGGTCGCGAACGTCGGGGGCAGCTACCTGGGCTCGCGGATGGCCATCTCCCGCGGCACGACGTTCATCCGCGTGGTGTTCCTCGTCGTCGTGGTGGCTCTCATCGCGAAGCTCGGCGTCGACGTGTGGAACGAGAACCTCGCCCCCCTCTTCGCCTGA
- the aspS gene encoding aspartate--tRNA ligase yields the protein MLRTHSAGSLRAENIGQTVTLTGWVDRRRDHGGVAFIDLRDASGIAQVVIRDEEIAHPLRNEFVLKVTGEVSRRPEGNANPNLPSGEIEVIAADVEVLNESAPLPFQVSTALADTETVGEEARLKYRYLDLRRPAAASALRLRSDVYKAIRDVLHAEDFTEVETPTLTRSTPEGARDFVVPARLHPGSWYALPQSPQLFKQLLMVGGVEKYFQIARCYRDEDFRADRQPEFTQLDIEMSFVDQEDVIALMESLIVAMWKTIGVEVQTPLPRMTYADAMAKYGSDKPDLRFGLELVEATEYFKDTPFRVFQAEYVGAVRMPGGASQPRKQLDAWQDWAKQRGARGLAYVLFNEDGTLGGPAAKNLSEAEQAGLAEFVGAEPGDCVFFAAGATKESRALLGAARVEIGRRLGYLNPDEFAFTWVVDAPMFEPAADAVASGDVAVGAGAWTAVHHAFTGPKPEFEDTFDTDPGSALAYAYDIVCNGSELGGGSIRIHREDIQKRVFEVMGISDEVAQEQFGFLLDAFKFGAPPHGGIALGMDRVLQHLTKTESIRDVIAFPKSGNGFDPLTSAPAPITPEQRAEAGVDFTPEDEA from the coding sequence GTGCTGCGCACCCACTCCGCAGGCTCCCTGCGCGCCGAGAACATCGGTCAGACCGTCACCCTCACCGGGTGGGTCGATCGTCGTCGTGACCACGGAGGCGTCGCTTTCATCGATCTGCGGGACGCGTCGGGCATCGCCCAGGTCGTCATCCGCGACGAGGAGATCGCCCACCCGCTGCGCAACGAGTTCGTCCTCAAGGTCACCGGCGAGGTGTCGCGGCGCCCCGAGGGCAACGCGAACCCGAACCTCCCCTCCGGCGAGATCGAGGTCATCGCGGCCGACGTCGAGGTGCTGAACGAGTCGGCCCCGCTGCCGTTCCAGGTCTCGACCGCACTGGCCGACACCGAGACCGTCGGCGAGGAGGCGCGCCTGAAGTATCGCTACCTCGACCTCCGCCGCCCGGCCGCCGCCTCCGCGCTGCGCCTGCGGTCCGACGTCTACAAGGCGATCCGGGACGTGCTGCACGCCGAGGACTTCACCGAGGTCGAGACCCCGACCCTCACCCGTTCCACGCCGGAGGGCGCCCGCGACTTCGTCGTCCCGGCCCGTCTGCACCCGGGCAGCTGGTACGCCCTGCCCCAGTCGCCGCAGCTCTTCAAGCAGCTGCTCATGGTCGGCGGTGTGGAGAAGTACTTCCAGATCGCCCGCTGCTACCGCGACGAGGACTTCCGCGCCGACCGTCAGCCCGAGTTCACGCAGCTCGACATCGAGATGAGCTTCGTCGACCAGGAGGACGTGATCGCCCTCATGGAGTCGCTCATCGTGGCGATGTGGAAGACGATCGGCGTGGAGGTGCAGACCCCGCTGCCGCGGATGACCTACGCCGACGCCATGGCGAAGTACGGCTCCGACAAGCCCGACCTCCGCTTCGGACTCGAGCTCGTCGAGGCGACCGAGTACTTCAAGGACACCCCGTTCCGCGTGTTCCAGGCCGAGTACGTCGGTGCGGTGCGCATGCCCGGCGGTGCGAGCCAGCCGCGCAAGCAGCTCGACGCCTGGCAGGACTGGGCCAAGCAGCGCGGCGCGCGCGGTCTCGCCTACGTGCTGTTCAACGAGGACGGCACCCTGGGCGGCCCCGCCGCCAAGAACCTGTCCGAGGCCGAGCAGGCGGGCCTGGCGGAGTTCGTCGGCGCCGAGCCGGGCGACTGCGTGTTCTTCGCCGCCGGTGCCACCAAGGAGAGCCGGGCGCTGCTCGGTGCCGCACGGGTCGAGATCGGCCGCCGCCTCGGGTACCTGAACCCGGACGAGTTCGCCTTCACCTGGGTCGTCGACGCCCCCATGTTCGAGCCGGCCGCCGACGCGGTGGCCTCCGGTGACGTCGCGGTGGGCGCGGGTGCGTGGACGGCCGTGCACCACGCGTTCACGGGTCCGAAGCCCGAGTTCGAGGACACGTTCGACACCGACCCCGGCTCGGCCCTCGCCTACGCGTACGACATCGTGTGCAACGGCTCGGAGCTCGGCGGCGGGTCCATCCGCATCCACCGCGAGGACATCCAGAAGCGGGTCTTCGAGGTCATGGGCATCAGCGACGAGGTCGCGCAGGAGCAGTTCGGCTTCCTCCTCGACGCGTTCAAGTTCGGCGCTCCCCCGCACGGCGGCATCGCGCTGGGCATGGACCGCGTGCTCCAGCACCTGACGAAGACCGAGTCGATCCGCGACGTCATCGCCTTCCCGAAGTCCGGGAACGGTTTCGATCCCCTCACCTCCGCTCCCGCGCCGATCACCCCCGAGCAGCGCGCCGAGGCCGGTGTGGACTTCACCCCCGAGGACGAGGCCTGA
- a CDS encoding DUF5684 domain-containing protein, with translation MHLSISDGNGLPDLFGAIFSGTTGLIALIFYILVVVGLWKVFTKAGYPGILAIIPIVNVVFLVKIAGMSGWFALLYLVPIANFILGVIVAFKLGARFGKGGVFSFFLLFLFPYIGYLILGFGDSRYREV, from the coding sequence ATGCACCTCTCCATCTCGGACGGCAACGGCCTTCCCGACCTGTTCGGCGCGATCTTCTCCGGCACGACGGGACTCATCGCCCTCATCTTCTACATCCTCGTCGTGGTCGGACTGTGGAAGGTCTTCACGAAGGCGGGATACCCCGGCATCCTCGCGATCATCCCGATCGTCAACGTCGTGTTCCTCGTGAAGATCGCCGGGATGTCGGGCTGGTTCGCCCTGCTCTACCTCGTGCCGATCGCGAACTTCATCCTCGGGGTCATCGTCGCGTTCAAGCTCGGCGCGCGCTTCGGCAAGGGCGGGGTGTTCTCGTTCTTCCTGCTGTTCCTGTTCCCCTACATCGGCTATCTGATCCTCGGGTTCGGCGACTCCCGGTACCGCGAGGTCTGA
- a CDS encoding histidine phosphatase family protein, which yields MAASLLHLVRHGEVHNPSRVLYGRLPDYHLSTAGEEMAQAAAEHVAGLGDPVTALFASPLERAQESAAPFTEVFDLEPETDIRLIEPTNVFEGTRMRRSLMNPMNWWHLRQPSLPSWGEPYASIAERMLGVMDEAWTAAAEIPTAGDIVMVSHQAPIWITHLRVAGLPLQHDPRTRRCALSSVTSFERVGDVWREVSYAEPAATGGAVDVGAV from the coding sequence GTGGCGGCATCACTTCTGCACCTCGTTCGCCACGGTGAGGTGCACAACCCGTCCCGCGTGCTCTACGGACGGTTGCCCGACTATCACCTCAGCACCGCAGGGGAGGAGATGGCCCAGGCGGCGGCGGAGCACGTGGCGGGGCTCGGCGATCCGGTGACCGCCCTGTTCGCGTCGCCGCTGGAGCGTGCGCAGGAGTCGGCCGCCCCGTTCACGGAGGTGTTCGACCTCGAGCCCGAGACGGACATCCGCCTGATCGAGCCGACGAACGTGTTCGAGGGCACCCGGATGCGGCGGTCGCTCATGAACCCGATGAACTGGTGGCACCTGCGTCAGCCGTCGCTGCCGAGCTGGGGGGAGCCGTACGCCTCGATCGCGGAGCGCATGCTCGGCGTGATGGACGAGGCGTGGACGGCCGCCGCCGAGATCCCGACCGCGGGGGACATCGTCATGGTGTCGCATCAGGCGCCGATCTGGATCACGCACCTCCGCGTCGCCGGCCTCCCGCTGCAGCACGATCCGCGGACCCGCCGTTGCGCCCTGTCGAGTGTGACCTCGTTCGAACGCGTGGGCGACGTCTGGCGCGAGGTCTCGTACGCCGAGCCCGCCGCGACCGGCGGTGCTGTCGACGTCGGGGCTGTCTGA
- a CDS encoding NAD(P)/FAD-dependent oxidoreductase: MYDAIVIGAGPAGLQAALTLGRMHRPVLLLDSGEYRNGTVRHMHNMIGADGKAPADLRAQARTELAAYADVEVRDAAAQRISGDAGTGFTVSFADGSAADARRVILATGVADDLPPVPGLAELWGVRVFSCPFCDGHEHAGKPIAILGAAPRAAHLIGLLGRIVGEITVVPVGEPFAAEDRTALEELGVRVASAPVEAVAADGDGVRVRSAEGDLGVAGVFVASGTMRHRAPFAADLGLRLLESGSIEIDEFGRTSLPGVFAAGDLAHRATLPGPMASVLLAAAAGQLAAVGVLQSL, from the coding sequence ATGTACGACGCGATCGTGATCGGTGCCGGCCCCGCCGGACTCCAGGCGGCGCTCACCCTCGGACGGATGCACCGGCCCGTGCTCCTGCTGGACTCCGGCGAGTACCGCAACGGCACCGTGCGGCACATGCACAACATGATCGGCGCCGATGGGAAGGCCCCGGCGGACCTCCGCGCCCAGGCCCGCACGGAGCTCGCGGCCTATGCGGACGTCGAGGTGCGCGACGCCGCGGCGCAGCGGATCTCGGGCGACGCGGGGACGGGCTTCACGGTGAGCTTCGCCGACGGATCGGCGGCCGACGCCCGACGGGTGATCCTGGCGACCGGCGTCGCGGACGACCTCCCGCCGGTGCCTGGTCTCGCCGAGCTCTGGGGCGTCCGGGTCTTCAGCTGCCCGTTCTGCGACGGACACGAGCACGCCGGGAAGCCGATCGCGATCCTCGGGGCGGCTCCCCGGGCGGCCCATCTGATCGGGTTGCTCGGCCGTATCGTCGGCGAGATCACGGTGGTCCCGGTGGGAGAGCCGTTCGCCGCGGAGGACCGTACCGCGCTGGAGGAGCTCGGGGTGCGGGTGGCCTCCGCTCCGGTCGAGGCTGTCGCCGCAGACGGAGACGGGGTGCGGGTGCGCAGCGCAGAGGGCGACCTCGGCGTCGCGGGGGTGTTCGTGGCCTCCGGCACGATGCGGCACCGGGCGCCCTTCGCCGCGGACCTCGGGCTCCGGCTCCTGGAGTCGGGGTCCATCGAGATCGACGAGTTCGGGAGGACGTCGCTTCCGGGGGTCTTCGCCGCGGGCGACCTCGCCCATCGCGCGACCCTCCCCGGCCCGATGGCCTCGGTCCTCCTCGCCGCCGCCGCGGGACAGCTCGCCGCGGTGGGGGTGCTCCAGTCCCTCTGA
- a CDS encoding MerR family transcriptional regulator has product MKSSDPHPWSVGEVAARFDLPTNVLRHWETVGLLRPPRDPAGRRRYGEDEVVRIAVIQRSKAAGMSLDQIAVLLDDGSAGRHQVLQQHLDDLDRRMEEMRRSREMTEHAMGCRAHDIATCPRFRAGVDDVLARF; this is encoded by the coding sequence ATGAAGTCAAGCGACCCGCACCCCTGGTCCGTCGGCGAGGTCGCCGCGCGGTTCGACCTGCCGACGAACGTCCTGCGGCACTGGGAGACGGTCGGACTGCTGCGGCCGCCCCGCGACCCGGCGGGCCGGCGACGGTACGGCGAGGACGAAGTCGTACGCATCGCCGTCATCCAGCGCAGCAAGGCCGCCGGGATGAGCCTCGACCAGATCGCCGTGCTCCTCGACGACGGCAGCGCCGGGCGGCATCAGGTGCTGCAGCAACATCTCGACGACCTCGACCGGCGGATGGAGGAGATGCGGCGATCGCGGGAGATGACCGAGCACGCCATGGGGTGCCGGGCGCACGACATCGCGACCTGTCCGCGGTTCCGCGCCGGGGTGGACGACGTGCTCGCGCGCTTCTGA
- a CDS encoding TlpA family protein disulfide reductase: MSRASRIHPIRNGRPSRLRPLGRLGGAALAAVLAVGLSACAPDAVSESFLNGENTGYVAADGAIVEIPVAERGEPVEFAGVTEHGEDFDSADIAGKVAVVNFWYAGCAPCRVEAPDLEAVWQEHQDADVQFIGINTRDQADTAVAFADEFGITYPSLIDVDTAQAKLAFAKVVPISATPTTLVLDKQGRVAAKIIGPIDGTSVLSTLVKDALAEDS; encoded by the coding sequence GTGTCCCGCGCTTCCAGGATTCACCCGATCCGCAACGGCCGCCCCTCCCGTCTTCGGCCCCTCGGCCGCCTGGGCGGAGCCGCGCTCGCTGCGGTGCTCGCCGTCGGTCTGAGCGCCTGCGCTCCCGACGCCGTGAGCGAGTCGTTCCTGAACGGCGAGAACACCGGCTATGTCGCGGCCGACGGCGCGATCGTCGAGATCCCCGTCGCCGAACGCGGCGAGCCGGTCGAGTTCGCCGGGGTCACCGAGCACGGCGAGGACTTCGACAGCGCCGACATCGCCGGGAAGGTCGCGGTCGTGAACTTCTGGTACGCCGGCTGCGCCCCGTGCCGCGTCGAGGCCCCCGACCTGGAGGCCGTCTGGCAGGAGCACCAGGACGCGGACGTGCAGTTCATCGGCATCAACACGCGCGACCAGGCGGACACGGCTGTCGCGTTCGCCGACGAGTTCGGGATCACCTACCCGAGCCTCATCGACGTGGACACCGCGCAGGCCAAGCTCGCCTTCGCGAAGGTCGTGCCGATCTCGGCCACCCCCACCACGCTCGTGCTCGACAAGCAGGGCCGCGTCGCCGCGAAGATCATCGGTCCGATCGACGGCACCTCCGTGCTCTCCACGCTCGTCAAGGACGCGCTGGCGGAGGACTCCTGA